In Aliiglaciecola sp. LCG003, a genomic segment contains:
- a CDS encoding universal stress protein, with the protein MKRILIVIENEISAKYMLEKAIKFSPEKIELLCFDYPNDEGENDGLQNVLESIVKPQCETHVTFETGESVGVRITKLENTLDDDGFDMVMLHRPILGEEVPDYSLIKAILKTSTKATVFLCGDNRWKQTFKVLATVDLSQDDDIQSALNKRVVGVADNVCNQLTTELAILSVIPISRVSDELDLVDPWEVFQEHGQWTKNKMAEFVKDNGLENDTSVHVVAGLPQNEITSIAKKLKTNLVVIGNVGRTGIKGFIVGNTAEKILNRLSVDALIVRQ; encoded by the coding sequence ATGAAGCGTATATTAATCGTTATAGAAAATGAAATAAGCGCTAAGTATATGCTGGAAAAAGCGATTAAGTTTTCACCTGAAAAAATTGAATTACTGTGCTTTGATTATCCAAATGATGAAGGTGAGAATGATGGTTTACAAAACGTATTAGAAAGCATCGTAAAGCCGCAGTGTGAAACTCATGTAACCTTTGAGACGGGAGAAAGTGTTGGTGTACGAATTACTAAACTGGAAAACACATTAGATGACGATGGGTTTGATATGGTTATGTTACATCGCCCGATACTAGGGGAGGAAGTTCCTGACTATTCACTGATAAAGGCAATATTAAAGACATCCACAAAAGCCACTGTCTTTTTGTGTGGTGATAATAGATGGAAGCAAACATTTAAAGTGCTTGCGACGGTCGACTTATCACAAGACGATGACATTCAATCGGCATTAAATAAAAGAGTAGTTGGGGTAGCTGATAATGTATGCAACCAACTTACAACTGAACTAGCGATCCTGAGTGTCATACCTATTTCTCGTGTGAGTGATGAATTAGATCTTGTCGACCCATGGGAAGTATTTCAAGAGCATGGTCAATGGACCAAAAATAAAATGGCCGAATTTGTTAAGGACAATGGACTCGAAAATGACACATCAGTCCATGTAGTGGCTGGTCTTCCTCAGAACGAAATTACATCTATTGCAAAGAAACTAAAAACAAACTTAGTGGTTATCGGTAATGTCGGTAGGACAGGGATCAAGGGCTTTATTGTTGGTAATACTGCAGAAAAAATATTGAATAGGCTTAGCGTAGATGCATTGATTGTTCGTCAATAG